The following DNA comes from Mycoplasma phocoenae.
GAATACCATTAGATCTAATTCTTACTCTTATTTTACCGTCTTCTTGATCAATAAAAAATACTCAAATTTTACAATCTCCGATGTTTGCTAATGCGTTAACATCATTGGCTTGATTTTCATCCAGTTTGAATTTTTTTTGAATTTTTTTTGTGACATGGAATCATAATACTTGTTCATCGCTTACAAATTTAGATAATACATAAGCTAAAAATCTAACTTTAGACTCATTTCTAATTGATAAAGGAAAATTAATATCTCATACATTAAATTTTGGTGCATTGTGTAAGTATGACACAACATCAAAAGTTCTTTTTACTACAGAAGAAAATTGAAATCTTCCGCTGTCTGTATTAATACCTAAATAGCAATACTGAGCTGCTTTTGTTGTTAATTTTCATTTTTGTTTCATTGCAATATACGCAACTTGTTCAGCTGCTGCTGAATACTCAGCATCTTCTCATGTGTAATCGTACTGTATATCTGGTTCAGTAGGGTGGTGATCAATTCTCAATGTTTTTGTAAATTTACCCTCAGTAATTAAATGAGCATCTTGAATTCTATTGCTATGGTTTGCATCCACAACAATTGCTAATGAGTTTTTAAAGTGTGTTTTAGGTATTGAATTAATATCATCATGTTTTAGATTTAAAAACGAAAACGATCCAATAGCATCACCAATAACATAAACCTTTTTATCAGGATAATTTGTTTTTATTAATTCAGCAAGACCGAATTGAGACCCTAAACAGTCTCCATCGGGTCTGATGTGATGAAAAATAAATATATTTTTCGCTTCCTCAATTGCTTCAACAGCAATTTTGTATGTATTTTTTGCCATTTTATCTCCTTAATATTTTTTTTATTTTTAAAAGTTAATTAAATTATAAACAAAACATCAAAAA
Coding sequences within:
- a CDS encoding DHH family phosphoesterase, which encodes MAKNTYKIAVEAIEEAKNIFIFHHIRPDGDCLGSQFGLAELIKTNYPDKKVYVIGDAIGSFSFLNLKHDDINSIPKTHFKNSLAIVVDANHSNRIQDAHLITEGKFTKTLRIDHHPTEPDIQYDYTWEDAEYSAAAEQVAYIAMKQKWKLTTKAAQYCYLGINTDSGRFQFSSVVKRTFDVVSYLHNAPKFNVWDINFPLSIRNESKVRFLAYVLSKFVSDEQVLWFHVTKKIQKKFKLDENQANDVNALANIGDCKIWVFFIDQEDGKIRVRIRSNGIHINHIAHKWRGGGHEVAAGATLHNKKEIKLILNDLKEEIKKHVK